The genomic interval CGGACAACCCCGAGAGAATTGGATCCTTTTTCAAGCTGTCTTTGGAAACGGTAAATCGAACAAGCTTTTCCGCTTTGCCAGATACAGCGACGACCTGACGTTCCAGTCGTATACCGCCCGTTTTGGCGTTTGGTTCACACTGTTTCAGCGTCACATGCATTTTCTGCTCGCCAAGCGCTTCGGGCAAGTTGATGGCGAACCGAATTTCCAACACATCACCGGGGGCAAATGGTTCTCCGTCCGTTACCGCAGTAATTGCAATCGCGTCACGCAGTTTTTTGGTTCCTGCGCGAGCGTTGGAAGACGCTGGGACGCTTTTTTTACCAGGCGTCTTTGATCTTTTCACCGCCGTTTGCTTCTTGGCGTCCTCCGCCGCCATGAATTCGTTTCGGAGCGAATCGTTATCGATGTCAGAGAGCACAGGGGCAACCGGATCGTCGATGCGTTTCAGCTCAGCAAGCAATGTCTTTCTCAGCAGGATCAGCTCAGACTGATGGGACGGTGCGTCGATCAAGTTCTGTAAGCAATCCGGATCGCTGGCGACATCGTACAGTTCTTGCAGGACGCGGTGATCAAACAGCTCCAATCGCGCCGCGATCTCAGGTTCCTTTGCCGCCCGCTTGACCATTTGGCGATACGTTGCGGTTCCCGTCGTTGCCGTCGCAAACTTCCGCTCGCCGTCACTCCAGGGGTTGTACAAGTAAAGGTATTTCTTTGTTTGGATACCGCGCATGGGGTGTCGATTTCGACCGGAGTTCTCGTTGTACTGCAGCACCACATGATCGCGTCCGTCCTGCGTTTCGCCCTTCAGCAAGGGAGCAAATGATCGACCATGCAACCTCTGTGGTGTGGGGTGGCTGGTCTGCATCACGTCCAACAAGGTCGGCAGGAAATCAATCGCGGATACCATGTGAACGTCGTCTGCGGTTCCCGCTTTCGTGACTCCGGGCCACCGCACCATCAACGGCGTCCGCGTGCTGTGGTGGTAAAGCTGCGTTTTTGCGAATGGCAGTGGCATGCCGTGGTCGGAAAGAAACATGATGAACGTCCGGTCGAACTTGCCCGATTGTTCCAACGCCTGCATGACGCTGCGGAAAGCATCATCGGCGCGTCGCACACTGCTGTAATAGCTGGCTAGCTCGTCTTTGATCACGTCGTCGCTGGGCAGAAATCCCGGCACCGGCACTTCGTCTGCCGAAAAAACACGTGTGGGCACGTACGGATCGCTGGCTTGCTCGCCACGTTTGGTTGTGTTGTAAAACGGTTTGTGCGGATCCGAGATATTGA from Stieleria varia carries:
- a CDS encoding sulfatase family protein, with protein sequence MPRVVRLCFHALSAIALFLAAIGLTATLQAQEPKPSGGVPERLNVLIVTVDDMSADSLGVFGCPLPETSPSIDAFAKTALRFNHAHVHVGNCMPGRNLMWSGLFSNVNGVEGFQQNRNPDYPVLCDLAKSAGYFTAIRGKVSHSTPYTPYAWDADVTQNPDGGQYHIKDPASYGASTRNAIAMAEEAGKPFCLMVNISDPHKPFYNTTKRGEQASDPYVPTRVFSADEVPVPGFLPSDDVIKDELASYYSSVRRADDAFRSVMQALEQSGKFDRTFIMFLSDHGMPLPFAKTQLYHHSTRTPLMVRWPGVTKAGTADDVHMVSAIDFLPTLLDVMQTSHPTPQRLHGRSFAPLLKGETQDGRDHVVLQYNENSGRNRHPMRGIQTKKYLYLYNPWSDGERKFATATTGTATYRQMVKRAAKEPEIAARLELFDHRVLQELYDVASDPDCLQNLIDAPSHQSELILLRKTLLAELKRIDDPVAPVLSDIDNDSLRNEFMAAEDAKKQTAVKRSKTPGKKSVPASSNARAGTKKLRDAIAITAVTDGEPFAPGDVLEIRFAINLPEALGEQKMHVTLKQCEPNAKTGGIRLERQVVAVSGKAEKLVRFTVSKDSLKKDPILSGLSVAAFIGEDFTSNLQHIVSPTWALQRD